The nucleotide window TGTAGCGGTCGCCGCGGTAGACGGAGCGGACGAATTCGAAGGGCCGGTCGTCGGCACCGCGGGAGATGCGTTCGAACAGCAGCGCGGGTGAGAGTTCTTCGACACCGAGGTGCTGAGCTTCGGCGGCGTCGAGGAGGGTCGGCTCGATCGTCTGCACGCTGTGGTTGAGGCGGATGCCGAAGTTTCTGCGCAGCAGCTCATAGAAGGACTGGTTCTCGAGGTCACCGGCATTCAGGCCCGGGACGAGGGCTGAGGGGACGTGGAGTTCTTCGAGGGCGATCGGCTCGTCATCGGCCAGGCGCAGACGCAGCACCGCGATGACGTCATCGTCTTCGTCGAGGTGAAGGCGGCGGGCGATGTGCGCGCCGGCCCGCGCGGTGTCGAAGCTGAGGATGTGCGAACCGGGACGCATTCCGCGGGCGAGCATGTCCTCGGTGAACGAGCTCGCGGCCAGAGGCTGGTCGAGTTTCGGCCCGAGGGCGAAGACGCCGGTGCCGTGACGGCGGCGGACCATCCCCTTGGCGACGAGTTCGTCGATGGCTCGGCGCAGGGTCATCCGGGAGATGCCGAGGGTCTCGGCGAGCTGACGCTCCGGAGGGAACTGCTCTCCGGCGGTCATGTCCTCGAGCCGGTCGAGGAGCTGGTCGCGGATGGCGTGGAATTTCGTCACGACACCATTGAGGCATAGGACACACCTCAATTTCAAGACCACTGGTCTATTTTGTGGTGGAAGGCGGGCGTTATGCCTCTCGCTGCTCTCGCGAATTCCGAGTTCTCGGCCCTCAGATCAGGCCGATTGCGCCCGGGAAACCGAAGGCAGGAACAGGCCCGAGCGGCGGAAGAGCCCAGGAGGGGTTCACGGATGACGTAAGAGTCCCTAGCATGAAGCCATGACTGCATATACCGGACAGAACCTGACGGACGCACTCAAGAACAACGGCCTGACCGGCTGGCAGGACCGCAAAGACTCGATCGGCACCCGGCTGCTCACCGGTGACTTCGCGACCGGGCTGGAG belongs to Brevibacterium spongiae and includes:
- a CDS encoding GntR family transcriptional regulator, translating into MTKFHAIRDQLLDRLEDMTAGEQFPPERQLAETLGISRMTLRRAIDELVAKGMVRRRHGTGVFALGPKLDQPLAASSFTEDMLARGMRPGSHILSFDTARAGAHIARRLHLDEDDDVIAVLRLRLADDEPIALEELHVPSALVPGLNAGDLENQSFYELLRRNFGIRLNHSVQTIEPTLLDAAEAQHLGVEELSPALLFERISRGADDRPFEFVRSVYRGDRYKVRTELTVPAVDIAPTGPADATPDGAVPAHSGGEQP